The segment CAACCGAATAGTGGTTGGACCGTCGAACAAGTGGATACGTTACTTTTTAATGGCTTTATGGGCGTATTTTTAGGTGGTCGCATTGGCGATGTCTTTTTCTATAACTTCGATCATTTTGTTCAAGATCCGCTGTATTTATTCCGTGTTTGGGAAGGGGGAATGTCATTCCATGGTGGATTAATTGGGGTGATTATCTCAATGATTTGGACCTCTTATTCTCAAAAAAGAAGTTTCTGGCAGACAGCAGATTTTGTTGCGCCTTTGATTCCATTTGGTTTAGGGATGGGACGAATTGGTAACTTCATCAATTTAGAACTTTGGGGACGAGAAACGGATGTGTCTTGGGCTATGATTTTCCCAAATGATCCATTGTTATTACCTCGCCATCCTTCACAGCTTTATGAGGCCTTCTTAGAAGGTTTCATTTTGTTTATTATTCTGAATGTCTTCATTAAAAAGCCTCGTCCTGTAGGTTCGGTAGCTGGATTATTCCTGGTTGGTTACGGGATTTTCCGTTTTATCGTTGAATATGTTCGTGAGCCTGAAGTGGAATCTTTCTTAGGCATCATGACACGTGGCCAGGCTCTTTGCTTACCTATGATTATTGGCGGTGGATTAATTATAGCATGGGCATACAATCGCGCGAAAAGTGCGGTTTATCAGTAAGGAGTTTTTTATGAAACAATACTTAGATCTTTGTCGACGCATTGTAAATGAAGGTGAGTGGGTTGCTAACGAGCGTACTGGTAAGCGTTGTCTTACAGTAATTAATGCGGATTTAGAATATGATGTTGCTAATAATCAATTCCCCTTAATTACCACGCGTAAAAGTTACTGGAAAGCAGCAATTGCGGAGTTTTTAGGTTATATCCGTGGTTATGATAATGCGGCAGATTTCCGTAAACTTGGCACCAAAACATGGGATGCCAATGCCAATGAAAATGCCGCTTGGCTTGCTAATCCACATCGTAAAGGCACCGATGACATGGGCCGCGTTTATGGTGTACAAGGAAGAGCATGGCGTAAACCGAATGGCGAAACCATCGATCAACTTCGTAAAATTGTGAATAATTTAAGCCGAGGTATCGATGACCGTGGTGAAATCCTGACTTTCTTCAATCCAGGCGAATTTGACCTAGGCTGTTTGCGTCCTTGCATGCACACACATACTTTCTCTTTAGTAGGCGATACATTGCACTTAACGAGCTATCAACGCTCTTGTGATGTGCCACTTGGCTTAAACTTCAATCAAATTCAGGTCTTTACTTTCCTTGCTCTAATGGCGCAAATTACTGGTAATAAATCGGGTAAGGCATATCATAAAATTGTAAATGCGCATATTTATGAAGACCAACTAGAGTTAATGCGTGATGTGCAATTAAAACGTGAACCATTCCCTTCACCGCAATTAGAAATTAATCCTGATATTAAAACCCTTGAAGATCTTGAAACTTGGGTGACGATGGATGATTTCAAGGTGGTGGGCTATCAATCTCACGAACCAATCAAATATCCTTTCTCTGTTTAGGCATTCAACGTGTGGTCAGATTTAGACGAGAAATTTATGCAACACGCCCTGATGCTTGCCGATCGTGCAGAAGCGCTCGGTGAGATTCCTGTCGGGGCGGTGTTGGTGGGTGATGAAGGAAATATTCTCGGTGAAGGCTGGAATTTATCTATCATTGAAAATGATCCGACCGCTCATGCTGAAATTGTCGCATTGCGTAACGCAGCGCAAAATATTCAAAATTATCGCCTTCTCAATACCACACTCTATGTCACCCTTGAGCCTTGTACTATGTGTGCGGGCGCGATTTTGCATAGTCGAATTAAACGTTTAGTCTTCGGTGCATCAGATTATAAAACGGGGGCTGTAGGTTCTCGCTTTCACTTCTTTGATGATTATAAAATGAATCACGCGTTAGAAATTACGTCTGGCGTGTTGGCAGAAAAGTGCGGTCAGAAATTGAGTGATTTTTTCAAGAAAAGACGAGAGCAAAAAAAAGAAGAAAAGCGGGAAAAGAATCTCCCGCTTGATGTAGAGCCACAATCTTAAACTTGCCAATCAATTTCAGTTAA is part of the Haemophilus parainfluenzae ATCC 33392 genome and harbors:
- the lgt gene encoding prolipoprotein diacylglyceryl transferase: MNSEFLMLPHFDPTIFTFGDSNIGLRWYGLMYLLGFIFARWLAVRRANQPNSGWTVEQVDTLLFNGFMGVFLGGRIGDVFFYNFDHFVQDPLYLFRVWEGGMSFHGGLIGVIISMIWTSYSQKRSFWQTADFVAPLIPFGLGMGRIGNFINLELWGRETDVSWAMIFPNDPLLLPRHPSQLYEAFLEGFILFIILNVFIKKPRPVGSVAGLFLVGYGIFRFIVEYVREPEVESFLGIMTRGQALCLPMIIGGGLIIAWAYNRAKSAVYQ
- a CDS encoding thymidylate synthase, giving the protein MKQYLDLCRRIVNEGEWVANERTGKRCLTVINADLEYDVANNQFPLITTRKSYWKAAIAEFLGYIRGYDNAADFRKLGTKTWDANANENAAWLANPHRKGTDDMGRVYGVQGRAWRKPNGETIDQLRKIVNNLSRGIDDRGEILTFFNPGEFDLGCLRPCMHTHTFSLVGDTLHLTSYQRSCDVPLGLNFNQIQVFTFLALMAQITGNKSGKAYHKIVNAHIYEDQLELMRDVQLKREPFPSPQLEINPDIKTLEDLETWVTMDDFKVVGYQSHEPIKYPFSV
- the tadA gene encoding tRNA adenosine(34) deaminase TadA — protein: MWSDLDEKFMQHALMLADRAEALGEIPVGAVLVGDEGNILGEGWNLSIIENDPTAHAEIVALRNAAQNIQNYRLLNTTLYVTLEPCTMCAGAILHSRIKRLVFGASDYKTGAVGSRFHFFDDYKMNHALEITSGVLAEKCGQKLSDFFKKRREQKKEEKREKNLPLDVEPQS